From a single Capsicum annuum cultivar UCD-10X-F1 chromosome 12, UCD10Xv1.1, whole genome shotgun sequence genomic region:
- the LOC107849805 gene encoding LOW QUALITY PROTEIN: chalcone synthase F-like (The sequence of the model RefSeq protein was modified relative to this genomic sequence to represent the inferred CDS: inserted 1 base in 1 codon): MVTVEEVRRAQRAEGPATILAIGTAIPLNCVDQKTYSDYFFRVTNNEHKMELKANFKRMCDKSMIKKRYMHLSEEILKKNPSICEHKAPSFDARQDIVVVEVPKLGKEAAQKAIXEWGQPKSKITHLVFCTTSGVDMPGADYQLTKLLGLSPSVKRFMMYQQGCFGGGAVLRLAKDLTENNKGARVLVVCAEITVVTFHGPSDTDLDVLVGQVLFGDGAAAVIIGSDPILEVEKPLFELVSATQTLILDTRYAVYGKTSEVGLTFHLHKDVTKLILNNVEKSLTEIFEPLGIFDWNSIFWVVHAGGRAILDQVELKLGLEPEKLRATRHVLSEYGNVASACVLFVLDEMRKYSIKEGLDTTGEGLEWGLFFGFGPGLTIETLILHSICNMICENS; the protein is encoded by the exons ATGGTGACCGTCGAGGAGGTTCGCCGGGCACAAAGGGCCGAGGGACCGGCCACCATCTTGGCCATCGGAACAGCCATTCCTCTTAATTGTGTTGATCAAAAAACCTATTCTGATTATTTTTTTCGTGTCACTAACAACGAGCATAAAATGGAGCTTAAAGCAAATTTTAAGCGCATGT GTGATAAATCAATGATTAAGAAGAGATACATGCATTTATcagaagaaattttgaaaaagaatccTAGCATTTGTGAACACAAGGCACCTTCCTTTGATGCCAGACAAGATATTGTAGTGGTTGAAGTGCCAAAACTTGGTAAGGAGGCAGCCCAAAAAGCTA ACGAATGGGGCCAGCCAAAATCCAAGATTACCCATTTAGTCTTTTGCACCACTAGTGGTGTGGACATGCCGGGGGCCGACTACCAGCTCACTAAGCTACTTGGGCTTAGTCCATCAGTTAAGCGATTCATGATGTACCAACAAGGTTGCTTTGGTGGTGGTGCTGTTCTCCGATTAGCCAAGGACTTGACAGAGAATAATAAGGGTGCTCGAGTTCTTGTTGTTTGTGCAGAAATCACGGTAGTAACCTTCCATGGCCCAAGTGACACTGATTTGGATGTTTTGGTTGGACAAGTCCTATTTGGAGATGGGGCTGCTGCAGTCATTATTGGATCAGATCCAATTCTAGAGGTGGAAAAACCTTTGTTCGAGCTTGTCTCTGCAACCCAAACTCTTATCCTCGATACTAGATATGCAGTTTATGGTAAAACTAGTGAGGTCGGGCTGACATTTCACTTACATAAGGATGTaacaaaattgattttaaataatgtTGAGAAGAGCCTAACGGAAATATTTGAGCCTTTGGGCATTTTTGACTGGAACTCTATCTTCTGGGTAGTTCATGCAGGTGGACGTGCAATTTTGGACCAAGTTGAATTGAAGTTGGGCCTAGAGCCAGAAAAACTTAGGGCGACAAGGCATGTCCTAAGTGAGTATGGAAACGTTGCTAGTGCTtgtgttttatttgttttggatgaGATGAGGAAATACTCTATTAAGGAAGGGTTAGATACTACCGGCGAAGGACTTGAGTGGGGGCTGTTTTTTGGTTTTGGGCCCGGACTTACTATTGAGACACTCATCCTCCATAGTATTTGTAATATGATATGTGAAAATTCATAA
- the LOC124889771 gene encoding uncharacterized protein LOC124889771, which translates to MATDVHSTENEVGDSAPSIPQNNGGTSYQSMTTLDINHPLYLSTVDILDRFPTELGNQWERVNAIVLSWLMNSVSTDLLGGVVHASSSQDMWNDLKERFDKVDGSRTYNLYQEIATISQGVQSISVYFTKMKGLWNEFEFMVPSPACNCERSREFVVYLQRQKLYQFFMGLNDTYSQVRSQIRLMSPLPNVNMAYSMIMSDESQKTVAQSINYIGLLGVAPNVGDVLAMYSKNSYPGGGYQKGKRDYVSNYNPTAFCDHCKLKGHYRVDCFKLVSYPSGHPKHVDHKENADTRGSAGCRKNYDNRSKQRRTGPSAHNAMIGDLQS; encoded by the exons ATGGCTACTGATGTACATTCTACTGAAAATGAGGTTGGGGACTCAGCTCCATCAATTCCTCAAAATAATGGTGGTACCAGCTATCAATCCATGACTACTTTGGATATTAATCACCCCCTTTATCTGTCAACTGTTGATATTTTAG ATAGGTTTCCTACTGAATTGGGAAATCAATGGGAAAGAGTCAATGCCATTGTTCTGTCATGGCTGATGAACTCAGTTTCTACTGATCTTCTTGGAGGGGTAGTACATGCATCTAGTTCCCAGGATATGTGGAATGATTTGAAAGAGAGGTTTGATAAGGTTGATGGGTCGAGAACTTATAATCTATATCAAGAAATTGCTACCATATCACAAGGAGTTCAGTCTATTTCTGTCTATTTTACTAAAATGAAAGGTTTGTGGAATGAATTTGAGTTTATGGTTCCATCCCCTGCTTGTAATTGTGAAAGATCAAGAGAGTTTGTGGTTTATCTGCAAAGACAAAAGCTATACCAATTTTTTATGGGGTTGAATGACACCTATTCTCAAGTAAGAAGCCAGATTCGGTTAATGTCACCATTACCAAATGTCAACATGGCCTACTCTATGATAATGAGTGATGAAAGTCAAAAAACTGTGGCTCAATCTATCAATTATATAGGACTTCTTGGTGTTGCTCCTAATGTAGGTGATGTTTTAGCTATGTATTCTAAGAATTCTTACCCTGGAGGTGGCTACCAGAAAGGAAAAAGGGATTATGTGTCAAATTACAATCCTACTGCCTTCTGTGATCATTGTAAATTAAAAGGGCATTACAGGGTTGATTGTTTTAAACTGGTTAGCTATCCATCAGGGCATCCTAAGCATGTAGATCACAAAGAAAATGCCGACACTAGAGGTAGTGCTGGTTGTAGGAAAAATTATGATAACAGGTCCAAGCAAAGAAGAACAGGTCCTAGTGCACACAATGCTATGATTGGAGATCTGCAGTCTTAa